One part of the Rutidosis leptorrhynchoides isolate AG116_Rl617_1_P2 chromosome 1, CSIRO_AGI_Rlap_v1, whole genome shotgun sequence genome encodes these proteins:
- the LOC139855520 gene encoding ylmG homolog protein 1-2, chloroplastic, whose product MASCSSSVSLIAYQTPILQKHSLLHHKPSILSLAKSKSPISHFSIRNPNKTLLISSSLSTNSAGVITKSSELSTDSPVEPVLTGATKTITTLFAIAVTVSKLFAHKLTNFALNLNIQQNVISTAGPLFFATMSGRPARLHTPLTVVAAGMAKWLDIYSGVLLVRVLLSWFPNIPWDRQPLSAIRDLCDPYLNLFRNIIPPVFDTLDVSPLLAFAVLGFLAGVLKNSRMGY is encoded by the coding sequence ATGGCTTCCTGTTCATCTTCTGTATCTCTAATCGCTTACCAAACCCCAATTCTTCAAAAACACAGTCTTCTTCACCACAAGCCATCAATTCTATCTTTAGCCAAATCAAAATCCCCAATTTCTCACTTTTCCATCAGGAACCCTAACAAAACCCTACTTATCTCTTCATCATTATCCACCAATTCGGCCGGGGTAATCACCAAGTCATCAGAGCTATCCACTGATTCACCGGTGGAACCAGTACTCACTGGCGCAACAAAAACAATCACAACTCTATTCGCAATCGCCGTTACTGTTTCCAAATTATTCGCTCACAAACTTACTAATTTTGCTCTAAATTTAAACATTCAGCAAAACGTGATTTCAACAGCTGGACCGCTGTTTTTTGCGACGATGAGTGGCCGACCGGCGAGGCTGCATACGCCGTTGACGGTTGTGGCTGCTGGAATGGCGAAATGGTTAGATATATATAGTGGTGTATTGCTGGTTAGGGTTTTACTCAGTTGGTTTCCGAATATTCCGTGGGATAGACAACCGTTATCGGCCATTAGAGATCTGTGTGATCCGTATTTGAATTTATTTAGGAATATTATTCCTCCGGTTTTCGATACGTTGGATGTTAGTCCTTTGTTGGCTTTTGCAGTGTTGGGGTTTTTAGCTGGCGTTCTCAAGAATAGCAGGATGGGGTACTAA
- the LOC139855528 gene encoding V-type proton ATPase subunit c1-like — translation MSSGSTFSGDETAPFFGFLGAAAALVFSCMGAAYGTAKSGVGVASMGVMRPELVMKSIVPVVMAGVLGIYGLIIAVIISTGINPKAKSYYLFDGYAHLSSGLACGLAGLSAGMAIGIVGDAGVRANAQQPKLFVGMILILIFAEALALYGLIVGIILSSRAGQSRAD, via the exons ATGTCTTCCGGTTCAACGTTCAGTGGTGATGAAACCGCCCCTTTCTTCGGTTTCCTCGGTGCAGCTGCTGCCCTCGTTTTCTCTT GTATGGGGGCTGCATATGGAACAGCAAAGAGTGGTGTAGGTGTGGCATCAATGGGTGTGATGAGACCTGAGCTTGTTATGAAGTCGATTGTTCCAGTGGTTATGGCTGGTGTGCTTGGTATCTATGGTTTGATTATTGCTGTTATTATTAGTACTGGGATCAATCCCAAAGCGAAATCATATTATTTGTTTGATGGATATGCACATCTTTCTTCTGGTTTGGCTTGTGGTCTTGCTGGTTTGTCTGCAGGAATGGCAATTGGTATTGTTGGTGATGCCGGTGTTAG AGCCAATGCACAGCAGCCAAAGCTTTTTGTGGGTATGATTCTTATCCTCATTTTTGCTGAAGCTCTGGCTCTGTACGGTCTCATCGTCGGTATCATCTTGTCATCCCGTGCTGGTCAGTCCAGAGCCGATTGA